A region of Haliotis asinina isolate JCU_RB_2024 chromosome 9, JCU_Hal_asi_v2, whole genome shotgun sequence DNA encodes the following proteins:
- the LOC137295927 gene encoding uncharacterized protein → MTYYNGIVTTPCVRVVPRHSVASQLRMWNVVFVAAVLSWVTCTLAVTPHILPPLVQTGPEAALIITPGAYLKGEVYGPLGTRIQQSTDLKLWVVLLGEFIDDLPNPVELPKGIANATAQLRKRGMMSDNIFLAGHSLGGVFVGEYGKSHAQELKGILLLASYLTKGNPLSQYPLPVLTISGDLDGMARITRIADSFQQLKGDVAKNTSAMYRTPVIVMSGINHGQFASGEMTPSVLEKDLEPEVNLTTAHEVIARHCNDFMVATLKQPSSQVMTAQKALTTAYKNTSVITEPLIQMKALDENDHLVSGWSIQAQKILADNVLPNLQVVNSVYDFAEFGLSRPKVNKTGSDEASVATYTYVDVPSNPMDVSTTPDSALQLEVKMKSREAIAGAATSGGEAVTDSVGSCREINEAALKLAVSSSSLQAQHRYRTRAVRPVVLKNDTSMKTGMEWLPSKLQLTQTDHALEVTSPSLITPVDFIISSLAGVFYCKLLSPYRAMEWIYVDSLRNHTL, encoded by the exons ATGACCTACTACAACGGCATTGTGACCACGCCTTGTGTGAGAGTAGTTCCACGCCATTCAGTCGCTTCGCAGCTCAGGATGTGGAACGTTGTCTTTGTCGCTGCCGTTCTTAGCTGGGTCACGTGTACCCTAGCGGTCACCCCCCACATTCTTCCTCCTCTGGTCCAAACAGGACCAGAAGCAGCACTTATTATTACCCCGGGGGCGTATCTGAAGGGAGAAGTATATGGACCGTTAG GAACTAGGATCCAACAGTCGACAGACCTGAAACTCTGGGTCGTCCTTCTCGGGGAGTTCATCGATGACCTTCCAAATCCAGTAGAGCTGCCCAAGGGCATAGCAAACGCTACTGCGCAGCTCCGGAAGCGTGGAATGATGTCTGATAACATATTCCTGGCTGGACACAGTTTAGGAG GTGTCTTTGTGGGTGAGTATGGGAAATCTCATGCACAAGAGTTAAAGGGCATCTTGCTGTTGGCGTCTTACCTCACCAAGGGGAATCCCCTGTCCCAGTATCCTCTTCCTGTCCTCACTATCTCCGGCGACCTGGACGGCATGGCCCGCATCACCAGGATCGCCGACAGCTTCCA GCAGCTGAAAGGCGATGTCGCCAAGAACACCAGCGCCATGTACCGCACCCCCGTCATCGTCATGTCTGGAATAAACCACGGCCAGTTCGCATCTGGTGAAATGACTCCAAGCGTCCTCGAGAAGGACCTTGAGCCGGAAGTGAACCTGACGACTGCGCATGAGGTCATAGCTCGGCACTGTAACGATTTCATGGTGGCAACTTTGAAGCAGCCATCAAGTCAGGTGATGACTGCTCAGAAGGCCTTGACCACGGCATACAAGAACACCAGCGTTATCACAGAG CCTCTGATCCAGATGAAGGCACTGGACGAGAATGACCACCTGGTGTCCGGATGGAGCATCCAGGCACAAAAGATCCTTGCTGACAACGTGCTGCCCAACCTCCAG GTGGTCAATAGTGTCTATGACTTCGCGGAGTTTGGCCTCTCGAGACCAAAGGTAAACAAGACAGGGTCGGACGAAGCATCTGTAGCAACGTATACCTACGTGGACGTCCCGTCTAACCCGATGGACGTCTCCACAACGCCCGACTCGGCCCTGCAGCTCGAGGTGAAGATGAAGTCCCGCGAAGCAATAGCTGGAGCAGCGACCTCTGGTGGCGAGGCAGTCACAGACTCAGTCGGAAGTTGCAGGGAGATAAACGAG GCCGCGCTGAAGCTGGCTGTTAGTTCCTCCTCCCTCCAAGCACAGCATCGGTATCGGACACGAGCTGTGCGACCGGTGGTTTTGAAGAACGACACCAGTATGAAGACTGGAATGGAATGGCTACCAAGTAAACTCCAGCTGACACAAACAGATCATGCCCTGGAGGTGACTTCACCCTCCCTGATAACACCAGTGGATTTCATTATTTCCTCTCTGGCTGGGGTGTTCTACTGCAAACTGTTGTCGCCGTATCGCGCAATGGAGTGGATCTATGTGGACTCGCTCAGGAACCATACTCTCTGA
- the LOC137295929 gene encoding hsp70-binding protein 1-like produces the protein MAEPGGNDGSRGPSRIPKDMKGLLQFCVQATKSEDPTTSSDFTQMSEERRQWLEKALTDMTMSPVERMQICIGVVRMEKDDDDGVEKKITALEEIIEWAEQIDFAIDFHKIGGFQILPVLLNSDVPDLRWTCLDLIGTLTQNNPYCQAAVLEANLLPILLQLLDTDVNTTVRTKALYAISCLSRDNSEAQRVFVDKDGFSVLMRAMQSDVEKLKIKSSFFLTHICSNQPAYKDILCDIGMIDQLIGHLGEDHSELHEHLMSALLTIITDHSRAVTECQRPELQLHQLLKDRIQLIKDQEEFQEERQYATQLLHIISGGDSPADCGAR, from the exons ATGGCCGAACCTGGTGGCAATGATGGTAGCAGAGGCCCCTCCAGAATACCTAAAGACATGAAGGGTCTCCTCCAGTTCTGTGTCCAGGCTACAAAATCAGAGGATCCGACCACTTCGAGTGATTTCACCCAGATGTCAGAAGAG AGAAGGCAATGGCTAGAGAAGGCACTGACCGATATGACCATGAGTCCTGTAGAGAGGATGCAGATCTGCATTGGTGTTGTCAGGATGGAGAAAGATGACGATGATGGGGTGGAGAAGAAGATAACTGCTCTAGAGGAGATTATTGAGTGGGCAGAACAGATTGACTTTGCTATAG ACTTTCACAAGATAGGAGGGTTTCAAATCCTTCCTGTTCTTCTGAACAGCGATGTTCCTGATTTACGATGGACATGCCTAGATCTGATCGGCACACTGACACAGAACAACCCGTACTGTCAGGCAGCTGTGCTGGAGGCGAATCTCCTCCCCATACTTCTCCAGCTACTGGATACTGACGTTAACACAACTGTCAGGACCAAGGCCCTGTATGCCATCTCAT GCTTGAGTCGAGATAACAGTGAAGCACAGAGAGTCTTCGTGGACAAGGATGGCTTCTCTGTGTTGATGCGGGCGATGCAGTCTGATGTGGAGAAGCTCAAGATAAAGTCATCCTTCTTCCTCACCCACATCTGTTCCAACCAACCAGCCTATAaag ACATCCTCTGTGATATTGGCATGATTGATCAGTTGATTGGACACCTAGGGGAGGACCACAGTGAGCTACATGAACACCTGATGAGTGCTTTGCTGACAATCATCACAGACCACAGTCGCGCAGTTACAGAATGCCAGAGACCAGAGCTGCAGCTGCACCAGCTGCTGAAAGATAGGATACAGCTGATCAAAGACCAGGAGGAGTTTCAG GAGGAGAGGCAGTATGCCACACAGCTGCTACACATCATCTCTGGGGGGGACTCCCCGGCAGACTGTGGGGCCAGGTGA